From Selenomonas ruminantium AC2024, a single genomic window includes:
- the priA gene encoding primosomal protein N' has translation MLTANVFVNIPVKSIAKAYTYSVPAELSYLEAGWRVFVPFGGRKVEGFIVSVAEKTAAELGNMAGKLKPIEAAVDEEPWFSPKMLQAAQWLADFYLCSLAEMMRLFMPGKSGIKITVIYQSVPEQANHLLLAMPAYRAVYDCLSASEGLSRGEIGKALSDYKTDLPQILDKLCQYGILSKEYQAGKREKARYEKFAQLIAEVTPELLAEFKRKKAQQHLLEMLSAAEQGQMAFAALKEQKITTATIHNLAEAGLIQIHQRRVLRDSYKDTELTCQPQINLTIDQNKAIDAMTPFLNEAKHHGFLLKGVTGSGKTQVYIEMAKKARALGRQVVVLVPEIALTGQVVLAFKAYFPDDIVVMHSRLSLSERNDAVVRVRRGEAGIVIGARSALFTPLDNIGLIIMDEEQDMSYKQDESPRYHAKVVAEELAKIHQAVLLLGSATPSLESYYRTQQGELTLLTMPKRIGDMPLPVVQCVDMRQELRMGNRHILSRPLQLLIEQTMGKGQQIIIMLNRRGFSTFVMCRSCGEVIKCKLCGLPLVYHKNGKLSCHHCDVTEPVPDVCPKCSSRYIKYFGSGTEKLEQELHQIVPSARVIRMDRDTTNTKFAHQEILQKFRDKQYDILLGTQMVAKGHDIPDVTAVGIISADSSLNLPDFRAAERCFMLITQTAGRAGRHEHQGRVVIQTYNPEHYAVTCGIAQDYEGFYEQEMKMRQGLFYPPFSRLVKLLFQHEDENTAKGNAKGLVTDFNEHFDGIKGQQIIGPSPAVIARLRGIYRFVVLIKTTDLPVVQAFLREQNLHLRADVAIDIDPIAML, from the coding sequence ATGCTGACAGCCAATGTCTTTGTCAATATTCCCGTAAAGAGCATAGCTAAGGCGTATACCTACAGCGTGCCAGCCGAGCTTTCCTATCTGGAAGCAGGCTGGCGCGTTTTTGTGCCCTTTGGCGGGCGCAAGGTGGAAGGCTTTATTGTGTCTGTGGCGGAAAAAACAGCAGCAGAGCTCGGGAATATGGCCGGCAAACTCAAACCCATTGAAGCAGCCGTGGACGAGGAGCCGTGGTTTTCGCCCAAAATGCTGCAGGCTGCGCAATGGCTCGCGGATTTTTACCTGTGCTCACTGGCAGAGATGATGCGGCTCTTTATGCCCGGGAAAAGCGGCATCAAGATAACGGTCATCTATCAATCGGTGCCGGAACAGGCAAATCATCTACTGCTCGCCATGCCTGCGTACCGGGCTGTTTATGACTGCCTGTCAGCTAGTGAAGGCTTGAGCCGCGGGGAAATCGGCAAGGCTCTGTCGGACTATAAAACGGATTTGCCCCAGATTTTGGATAAGCTCTGCCAGTATGGAATTCTCTCTAAGGAATATCAGGCAGGCAAGCGGGAAAAAGCCCGCTATGAAAAATTTGCCCAGCTGATTGCCGAGGTTACGCCGGAACTGCTAGCGGAGTTCAAGCGCAAGAAGGCCCAGCAGCATTTGCTGGAGATGCTGTCGGCAGCGGAGCAGGGACAGATGGCTTTTGCCGCGTTAAAGGAACAGAAGATTACAACTGCTACCATCCATAATTTGGCCGAAGCCGGGCTTATCCAAATCCATCAGCGGCGGGTACTCAGGGACAGTTACAAAGATACGGAATTGACATGTCAACCGCAAATAAATTTGACCATTGACCAGAATAAGGCCATTGATGCTATGACGCCGTTCCTCAACGAAGCGAAACATCACGGTTTCCTGCTCAAGGGGGTTACGGGCAGTGGTAAGACGCAGGTCTATATCGAAATGGCTAAAAAGGCTCGGGCCTTGGGGCGTCAGGTAGTGGTGCTGGTGCCGGAAATCGCCTTGACTGGTCAGGTGGTGCTGGCCTTTAAGGCGTATTTCCCGGATGACATTGTAGTAATGCACAGCCGCCTGTCCCTGTCCGAGCGCAATGATGCAGTGGTGCGGGTACGCCGCGGAGAAGCTGGTATCGTTATCGGTGCCCGGTCAGCGCTCTTTACGCCGCTGGATAATATCGGCCTGATTATCATGGACGAGGAGCAGGATATGTCCTATAAGCAGGACGAATCGCCCCGTTATCATGCCAAGGTCGTGGCAGAGGAACTGGCAAAAATCCATCAGGCGGTACTGCTGTTGGGCAGTGCTACACCTTCACTGGAAAGCTATTACCGCACCCAACAGGGCGAGCTGACACTGCTGACCATGCCTAAGCGCATTGGCGATATGCCTTTGCCTGTGGTGCAATGCGTGGATATGCGGCAGGAACTCAGAATGGGAAACCGTCATATTCTCTCTCGTCCCTTGCAGCTGTTGATTGAACAGACTATGGGCAAGGGGCAGCAGATTATCATCATGCTGAATCGGCGGGGATTTTCGACTTTTGTCATGTGCCGTTCCTGCGGGGAAGTCATCAAGTGTAAGCTCTGTGGCCTGCCCTTGGTCTATCATAAGAACGGCAAACTGTCCTGCCATCACTGCGATGTGACGGAGCCGGTACCCGATGTCTGCCCGAAATGCAGCAGCCGCTATATCAAATACTTCGGCTCCGGCACGGAGAAGCTGGAACAGGAACTTCATCAGATTGTGCCCTCAGCCCGCGTTATTCGCATGGACAGGGACACGACCAATACGAAATTTGCTCATCAGGAGATTCTGCAGAAGTTCCGCGATAAACAATACGATATCCTCTTGGGCACGCAGATGGTGGCCAAGGGACACGATATTCCCGATGTGACGGCGGTGGGCATTATCAGTGCTGATTCCAGTCTGAACTTGCCGGACTTCCGCGCGGCAGAGCGCTGCTTTATGCTGATTACCCAGACGGCAGGACGGGCAGGGCGCCATGAACATCAGGGCAGAGTGGTGATTCAGACATACAATCCGGAACATTATGCCGTGACCTGCGGCATTGCCCAGGATTACGAGGGCTTTTACGAGCAAGAAATGAAAATGCGGCAGGGCTTGTTTTATCCGCCCTTTAGCCGCTTGGTCAAACTGTTGTTCCAACACGAAGATGAAAATACCGCCAAGGGCAATGCCAAAGGATTAGTAACGGATTTTAACGAACACTTCGACGGCATAAAGGGCCAGCAGATTATTGGCCCGTCCCCGGCGGTAATCGCCAGATTACGCGGTATCTACCGCTTTGTCGTGCTGATTAAGACAACCGATTTGCCAGTCGTGCAGGCCTTCCTGCGGGAACAGAATCTGCACTTGCGGGCGGATGTAGCGATTGACATTGACCCGATTGCCATGCTGTGA
- a CDS encoding Rpn family recombination-promoting nuclease/putative transposase, which translates to MNDVLFKFIFGKDERKQVTIDFLNAVLDRHEAKAIKDIQFQNSEIVPLYDDDKLTRLDIFCVTENGTQIDVEVQIVDKKNMERRTLYYWSQMYLMNLAKGGKYQNLKPSITINILRYTIFPGEPAHSMYSIYNQKTGRRLNEDMELHFLEVPKFQKKPVSEMTSVERWLAYFSNKLDAKEMEELAMNEAAIQTALDAAAIFMQNRQERLDYLNREMAIMDYESDKDAWIEEGKNEGESNMITAIKMIKENKPLAEISEKTGLTEHRLTELKSML; encoded by the coding sequence ATGAACGATGTCCTGTTCAAGTTCATTTTCGGTAAGGATGAGCGGAAACAGGTCACCATCGATTTTCTCAACGCTGTCCTTGACCGACATGAGGCCAAGGCCATAAAGGACATTCAATTCCAAAACAGCGAAATTGTCCCCCTCTATGATGACGACAAACTCACTCGTTTGGACATTTTCTGCGTCACCGAGAACGGCACGCAGATTGATGTGGAAGTCCAGATTGTGGACAAGAAAAACATGGAACGCCGCACCCTTTACTACTGGTCGCAGATGTATCTGATGAACCTCGCCAAGGGTGGAAAGTATCAGAATTTGAAACCGTCCATCACCATCAACATCCTGCGCTACACGATTTTCCCCGGCGAACCGGCGCACTCCATGTACAGCATTTACAACCAGAAAACCGGCCGCCGCTTAAACGAAGATATGGAACTGCATTTCCTCGAAGTCCCCAAGTTCCAGAAAAAGCCCGTCAGCGAAATGACCAGTGTGGAGCGCTGGCTGGCTTACTTCTCCAACAAACTGGATGCCAAAGAAATGGAGGAACTGGCTATGAATGAAGCTGCTATTCAGACTGCGCTGGACGCAGCCGCTATATTTATGCAGAACCGGCAGGAACGCCTCGACTACCTGAATCGCGAAATGGCCATCATGGACTATGAGTCCGATAAAGATGCCTGGATTGAAGAAGGTAAAAATGAAGGCGAAAGCAATATGATTACAGCGATAAAAATGATAAAAGAGAATAAACCGTTAGCTGAAATTAGCGAAAAGACAGGGCTTACCGAACATCGCCTTACCGAATTAAAGTCTATGTTATGA
- the gatC gene encoding Asp-tRNA(Asn)/Glu-tRNA(Gln) amidotransferase subunit GatC, with translation MKVTKEDLQNVAVLSRLAIPADQEDKYIDQMDKILTYMDNLSELDTENVKPTTYALPMQNVFRKDEVKASLDREAALANAPLKEDGYFKVPKVLED, from the coding sequence ATGAAAGTTACCAAAGAAGATTTGCAAAATGTAGCGGTTCTTTCCCGTTTGGCAATTCCTGCCGACCAGGAGGACAAGTACATTGACCAGATGGATAAAATCCTGACCTATATGGACAATCTGTCCGAGCTGGATACGGAAAATGTTAAGCCGACCACTTACGCCCTGCCCATGCAGAACGTGTTCCGCAAGGACGAAGTGAAAGCATCCCTTGACCGTGAGGCAGCGCTCGCGAATGCTCCGCTCAAGGAAGACGGCTACTTCAAAGTACCGAAGGTTCTGGAAGACTAA
- the gatA gene encoding Asp-tRNA(Asn)/Glu-tRNA(Gln) amidotransferase subunit GatA, with translation MRLYEKPAHVLHDMLVNKEITSVELTEDVLARIDEVEGDVKAYLTVTRDEALAQAKAVDEKIARGEEISFLEGIPGAIKDNICTKGVKTTCASKILENFVPPYDATVMTKLKAENPVILGKLNMDEFAMGGSTENSAYHPTCNPWNTECVPGGSSGGSAASVAAGTAIWSLGSDTGGSIRQPASFCGVVGLKPTYGRVSRYGLVAYGSSLDQIGPVTRDVTDCANILNIIAGHDDMDSTSSAAEVPDFTKALVEDVKGLKIGLPKEYFVKGMDPEVEKAIRTAIEKYKEMGAEIVDITLPHTDYAISAYYLIAPAEAATNLQRYDGVSYGERVEGEDLVAMMTNTRTEKFGEEVKRRIVIGNYALSAGYYDAYYLKAMKVRTLVAEDYAKAFEQVDVILAPVAPTTAFKIGEMAGDPLQMYLQDACTVPLNLAGLPGISIPCGMSSKGMPIGMQLIGKALDEETIIRAAYTYEQSQEYHTKMPQLGGNNE, from the coding sequence GTGAGATTATATGAAAAACCGGCTCATGTACTCCATGACATGCTGGTGAATAAAGAGATTACAAGTGTAGAGCTCACCGAAGATGTGCTTGCGCGCATCGACGAGGTGGAAGGCGACGTTAAAGCATATTTGACCGTAACCCGCGACGAAGCTTTGGCACAGGCCAAGGCTGTGGACGAAAAGATTGCCCGCGGTGAGGAGATTTCCTTCCTCGAAGGTATCCCGGGCGCCATCAAGGACAATATCTGCACCAAGGGCGTAAAGACGACCTGTGCATCCAAGATTCTGGAAAACTTCGTACCGCCTTATGACGCTACGGTAATGACCAAGCTCAAAGCTGAAAATCCAGTTATCTTGGGTAAGCTCAACATGGACGAATTTGCCATGGGCGGTTCTACGGAAAATTCTGCGTACCATCCGACCTGCAACCCCTGGAATACGGAATGCGTACCGGGCGGTTCTTCGGGCGGCAGCGCAGCATCTGTTGCTGCTGGTACGGCAATTTGGTCGCTTGGCTCGGATACGGGCGGTTCCATCCGTCAGCCGGCATCCTTCTGCGGCGTGGTAGGCTTAAAGCCGACCTACGGTCGTGTTTCCCGTTATGGCCTCGTGGCTTATGGTTCTTCTTTGGACCAGATTGGCCCTGTGACCCGTGATGTGACGGACTGCGCGAACATCCTCAACATCATCGCCGGCCATGATGATATGGACTCCACTTCCAGCGCTGCGGAAGTGCCGGACTTCACCAAGGCTTTGGTGGAAGATGTGAAGGGCCTCAAAATCGGCCTGCCGAAGGAATATTTCGTCAAGGGCATGGACCCTGAAGTGGAAAAGGCCATCCGTACGGCCATCGAAAAGTACAAGGAAATGGGCGCTGAAATCGTCGATATAACGCTTCCGCATACGGATTATGCAATTTCTGCCTATTACCTCATTGCACCGGCTGAAGCTGCTACCAACTTGCAGCGTTATGACGGTGTAAGCTATGGCGAGCGTGTGGAAGGTGAAGACCTCGTCGCTATGATGACCAATACCCGTACGGAAAAATTCGGTGAGGAAGTAAAACGCCGTATCGTTATCGGTAACTACGCTCTGTCTGCCGGTTACTATGATGCTTACTACCTCAAAGCCATGAAGGTGCGTACGCTCGTAGCGGAAGACTATGCCAAGGCCTTTGAACAGGTGGATGTAATCTTGGCACCGGTTGCCCCGACGACGGCCTTCAAGATTGGCGAAATGGCTGGCGACCCACTGCAGATGTACCTGCAGGATGCCTGCACCGTACCTTTGAATCTGGCTGGTCTGCCGGGGATCTCCATTCCCTGCGGCATGAGCAGCAAGGGAATGCCCATCGGCATGCAGCTTATCGGCAAGGCGCTCGATGAAGAAACCATTATCCGTGCGGCTTACACCTATGAACAGAGCCAGGAGTATCACACGAAAATGCCGCAGCTGGGAGGTAACAACGAATGA